A region of the bacterium genome:
CCCCGCTGCGGCGAGCGCTGCAGGGAAGGCCTTCCCGAGATCGCGATCGACGAAGAAGACCCTGCTCAAGCAGCCTGCTCGTAGATGATCGCCGCCTCGATCTCGGCCGCCTCCAAGCCGTAGTCGGCGGCCAGGGCTGCAATGGATTCACCAGCATCAAAGCGATCCGTGATCACCGCGGTCGCAATGATTCGGCGGGCCACCACGGGTCTGCCGAAGGCCAGGTCGGGGCTGATGAGGATCGACCGTGCGTCCGCGCGGCCCGGCTGACCGATGAAGGGATAGAAAGCAGCGAGCCGCTCGTTCTTCCAGGTCACCCGCTCGAGGTAGCCTTCCAGGATGGCTCGCATGGCAAGCTGCCCCGACTGGGCGACGTTCATCAACTCGCCGTAGCGTTCGATGAACAGCCGGCCGCCCGCCGCCTTCAGCTC
Encoded here:
- a CDS encoding DUF433 domain-containing protein, translated to MSQKASRPAELGRYSIPEAARYLRIPPATLRSWVVGREYPTAAGPHTFKPIIRIADGRQRLLSFENLIEAHVLSALRGTHQVRVQDIRNAIRYVERDLGISRLLLSPELKAAGGRLFIERYGELMNVAQSGQLAMRAILEGYLERVTWKNERLAAFYPFIGQPGRADARSILISPDLAFGRPVVARRIIATAVITDRFDAGESIAALAADYGLEAAEIEAAIIYEQAA